In Chryseobacterium lactis, a single genomic region encodes these proteins:
- a CDS encoding glycosyltransferase family protein, translating into MKILFHEDELNYRGTSIAVYDYADFNERYLGNESIIVYNKNSKTNHPLGIEKFEKRFKVYGYSDFNEVEKIITESNIDLFYAIKNGYLDGIETKATKTAIHSVFTHFEPHGDVYAYVSEWLSEEMTGSKYPYVPHMVNFETHTDLDLRAELNIPPKAKVFGYYGGYISFNILFAQKTIEKIATRYKDIYFIFMGVDPFIKKKWWKSLPSNIIFLPPSSDIIMKQKFINTCNALLHARQRGETFGITVAEFAIKGKPVIALANPPEKAHISQMKDQAYYYHDSKELQDIILDSELNLSAKELYEQFLPHPVMDKFKKVFID; encoded by the coding sequence ATGAAAATTCTTTTTCATGAGGATGAACTCAACTATCGGGGGACTTCCATAGCAGTTTATGATTACGCAGATTTCAATGAAAGATATCTGGGAAATGAATCGATTATTGTATACAACAAAAACTCAAAGACCAATCATCCGTTGGGAATTGAAAAATTTGAAAAACGCTTCAAAGTCTACGGTTATTCCGATTTTAATGAAGTTGAAAAAATCATTACCGAAAGTAATATCGACCTGTTCTATGCCATTAAAAACGGATATCTTGACGGAATAGAAACCAAAGCAACTAAAACTGCAATCCACAGTGTTTTCACTCATTTTGAGCCCCACGGCGACGTTTACGCTTATGTTTCTGAATGGTTGAGCGAAGAAATGACCGGATCAAAATATCCTTACGTTCCTCACATGGTCAATTTCGAAACCCACACCGATCTGGATCTAAGGGCTGAGCTGAATATTCCCCCAAAAGCAAAAGTATTCGGTTATTATGGCGGCTACATCAGTTTTAATATTCTGTTTGCTCAGAAAACAATTGAAAAAATAGCCACCAGATACAAGGATATCTATTTTATATTTATGGGTGTAGATCCTTTCATCAAAAAGAAATGGTGGAAATCATTGCCGTCCAATATCATATTTTTACCTCCAAGCTCAGATATTATCATGAAACAAAAGTTCATCAATACCTGTAACGCTTTGCTTCATGCAAGACAAAGGGGAGAAACATTCGGGATTACCGTTGCGGAATTTGCGATTAAAGGAAAACCGGTCATAGCTCTGGCCAATCCACCGGAAAAAGCCCATATCAGCCAAATGAAAGATCAGGCTTATTATTATCATGACAGTAAAGAACTTCAGGATATCATTCTGGATTCGGAACTTAATCTGTCGGCAAAGGAATTATATGAACAATTCCTTCCCCATCCTGTTATGGATAAGTTTAAAAAGGTTTTTATTGATTAA
- the asnB gene encoding asparagine synthase (glutamine-hydrolyzing) has protein sequence MCGIAGIIGQNAKNYHAEIQKMTDSMIHRGPDSSHYEFYENAALGHRRLSIIDLSENGKQPMFSNTNNECIVLNGEIYGYQDIKRQYAEYPYHGGSDTEVILAMYQRKQENLIHELPGMFAFAIWDDQKQQLYCARDRFGEKPFYYAVGNNNEFIFASEIKAILASGLIQPKVNPEAISNYLQYGYVSTYQSIYSNIFTLPPAHQLIWKEGKITVSRYYSLPAKNRVISLSDAKEEFVYLLKNAVKKQLIADVEVGSFLSGGLDSSSVVALVDEFLPHQTTISFGYDHKDSELKYAKEIADKYKTNHIEVHEQKKDLAESLLNISPFFDEPFADISFIPHYEICKNARKNLTVALSGDVGDELFGGYHFYTVENKLKNHFSYKNLIAKFGLSLYQKIKPTSFLTQQNLKYDSILDFHLNNVRNDFSKEERKMLGISTDYQQGYSFTPDPDSLNDIMRVDLENYVPGNMMVKSDRMAMANSLEVRTPFLDLDFAEFCIQLPDQLKLTNDNDKIILRETMGSYWTETIRNRHKQGFGLSVKSWFDEENLMKLSNDLLKNPNQKVFNYIDFDAAQKFLNKDHKHWNLLQLALWAHNNQSVL, from the coding sequence ATGTGCGGAATAGCAGGAATTATCGGCCAAAATGCCAAAAACTACCACGCGGAAATCCAGAAAATGACGGATTCTATGATCCACCGCGGTCCGGATTCTTCACATTATGAATTTTATGAAAATGCGGCATTGGGTCACCGCAGACTTTCCATTATCGACTTGTCAGAAAATGGGAAGCAGCCCATGTTCTCCAATACCAACAACGAATGTATTGTTTTAAATGGTGAAATCTACGGATATCAGGATATCAAAAGACAATATGCAGAATATCCTTACCACGGCGGTTCCGATACCGAAGTGATCCTTGCGATGTACCAGAGAAAGCAGGAAAATCTCATTCATGAACTTCCTGGAATGTTTGCTTTTGCCATCTGGGATGACCAAAAACAGCAACTGTACTGTGCAAGGGATCGTTTTGGAGAAAAGCCATTCTATTACGCGGTGGGAAATAATAATGAATTTATTTTTGCCTCAGAAATCAAAGCCATTTTAGCATCCGGACTGATTCAGCCAAAAGTAAATCCGGAAGCGATTTCCAATTATTTACAATATGGATATGTAAGTACCTATCAAAGTATATACAGTAATATTTTCACTCTTCCGCCGGCCCATCAGCTTATCTGGAAAGAAGGAAAAATTACGGTTTCAAGATATTACAGCCTTCCGGCAAAGAATAGAGTCATCAGTCTTTCCGATGCTAAAGAAGAATTTGTTTACCTGCTTAAAAATGCAGTAAAAAAACAACTTATTGCAGACGTGGAAGTCGGGAGTTTCCTGAGCGGCGGGCTGGACTCATCCTCTGTTGTGGCTTTGGTTGATGAATTTCTACCCCACCAGACCACCATCAGTTTTGGATATGACCATAAAGACAGTGAGCTGAAATATGCAAAAGAAATTGCGGATAAATATAAGACCAATCATATCGAAGTTCATGAACAAAAAAAAGATCTTGCAGAATCTCTTCTCAACATTTCTCCTTTTTTTGATGAACCTTTTGCTGACATTTCATTCATCCCACATTATGAAATATGTAAAAATGCAAGAAAGAATCTTACTGTAGCCCTTTCCGGTGACGTTGGCGACGAATTATTTGGAGGATATCATTTTTACACCGTAGAAAATAAGTTGAAAAATCACTTCAGTTATAAAAACCTCATCGCAAAATTCGGACTTAGCCTTTATCAAAAAATAAAGCCCACTTCTTTTCTTACGCAGCAGAACCTGAAATACGATTCTATTTTAGACTTTCATCTCAACAATGTAAGAAATGATTTTAGCAAAGAAGAACGTAAAATGCTGGGCATTTCAACAGATTATCAGCAAGGGTACAGCTTCACACCAGATCCGGATTCACTAAACGATATTATGAGAGTTGATCTGGAAAATTATGTTCCGGGAAATATGATGGTAAAATCCGACAGGATGGCTATGGCCAACTCATTGGAAGTAAGAACCCCATTTTTAGACCTGGACTTTGCGGAGTTCTGTATTCAATTGCCTGATCAGCTGAAACTAACCAATGACAATGATAAAATTATCCTTCGCGAAACGATGGGTTCTTACTGGACGGAAACCATAAGAAACAGGCACAAGCAAGGCTTTGGGCTCAGTGTAAAAAGCTGGTTTGATGAAGAAAACTTAATGAAGCTCTCCAACGATCTTTTAAAAAATCCTAATCAGAAAGTTTTCAATTATATCGATTTTGATGCTGCTCAAAAATTCCTGAATAAAGATCATAAGCACTGGAATCTTTTGCAGCTTGCGCTTTGGGCTCATAACAATCAATCTGTATTATAA
- a CDS encoding glycosyltransferase family 2 protein, giving the protein MRISVIIPVYNAEKYVRDAVKSALQFDEVIEIILVEDKSPDNALQICQQLAEKNDRVKLYQHPDKGNHGAGPSRNLGIEKAIGDFIAFLDADDYYLPNRFDAERELFKNPDVEGIYGALGVHYYSEKAKEQYYQLFGDRLTTVYKHYDPKDVFPGQLHMLGSFGLFSIDTLTVRREPLMKKMKSLFKAHLRLHEDTEFLFRLSYYLDLYPGILDKAIAMRGVHENNRITKVDMRFIDPAFSRALLWKEVDLWYENENNISEEVKIHIKRMYRSFEIAKAPTFRKWGMIAKYLLIDYKSIRSGLYNINFRHSLIS; this is encoded by the coding sequence ATGAGAATATCAGTAATTATTCCCGTTTATAATGCCGAAAAATATGTCCGTGATGCAGTAAAATCTGCTCTTCAGTTTGATGAAGTAATTGAAATCATTCTGGTTGAGGATAAGTCTCCGGACAACGCATTACAGATATGTCAGCAGCTTGCTGAAAAAAACGATAGGGTAAAACTCTATCAACACCCCGACAAGGGAAATCACGGCGCAGGTCCGAGCCGGAATCTGGGGATAGAAAAGGCGATCGGCGATTTTATAGCTTTTCTTGATGCAGATGATTATTATCTACCCAACCGATTTGATGCTGAAAGAGAACTTTTCAAAAACCCCGATGTAGAAGGTATTTATGGAGCACTCGGAGTTCATTATTATTCAGAAAAAGCAAAAGAACAGTATTATCAATTATTTGGTGACAGATTAACGACTGTTTATAAACATTATGATCCAAAAGATGTTTTTCCCGGACAGCTTCACATGTTGGGAAGTTTTGGTCTATTCAGTATTGATACTTTAACGGTACGCAGAGAACCTCTGATGAAAAAAATGAAATCTTTATTCAAAGCTCATCTAAGGCTTCATGAAGATACTGAGTTTTTGTTCCGTCTTTCCTATTATCTGGATCTTTATCCCGGAATACTTGATAAAGCCATAGCCATGAGAGGCGTACATGAAAACAACAGAATCACCAAAGTCGATATGCGTTTCATTGATCCCGCATTCTCCCGTGCACTGCTTTGGAAAGAAGTTGATCTTTGGTATGAAAATGAAAACAACATTTCTGAAGAAGTGAAGATCCATATCAAAAGGATGTACAGAAGTTTCGAAATTGCCAAAGCGCCTACATTTAGGAAATGGGGAATGATCGCTAAATATCTCCTGATTGATTACAAAAGCATAAGATCCGGACTTTATAATATCAATTTCAGGCACTCATTGATCTCCTGA
- a CDS encoding glycosyltransferase family 2 protein, translating into MSEIHIIIVTYNAMKWAERCFNSLRQSSVPVKCFVIDNGSTDGTQEYIKTNFPEVDLTQSESNLGFGKANNIGIEKAYKDGAEFFYLMNQDAWLYEDSMEKLLEVYINHPNQDEIGIISPIHIDGTEKHLDIFLDQYIAKNYEKTRMISDLYFQTLKSYYEVWFVNAAHWLLPRKTIETIGGFNPYFFHYGEDDEYVNRVHFHQKKVLLAPGSRAVHDGVQLIRKIDLKKYPDLRIETNIMNPAIPNGLELEKKYLKQGMIKNLMTGKMNMYKELSQKNKKISEDEKKLTDFRNRVSQKGTTFLNLS; encoded by the coding sequence ATGTCTGAGATTCATATCATTATTGTTACCTACAACGCCATGAAATGGGCAGAACGATGCTTTAACAGTTTAAGACAGTCTTCTGTTCCCGTAAAATGTTTCGTCATCGATAACGGATCTACAGACGGAACTCAGGAATACATCAAAACCAATTTCCCGGAAGTAGATCTTACTCAATCCGAAAGCAATCTCGGATTTGGGAAAGCCAATAATATAGGAATTGAAAAGGCATACAAAGACGGAGCCGAGTTTTTTTACCTGATGAACCAGGACGCATGGCTGTATGAGGATAGCATGGAAAAACTCCTTGAAGTCTATATCAACCATCCCAATCAGGACGAAATTGGAATTATAAGTCCTATCCACATAGATGGTACAGAAAAACATCTCGATATTTTCCTTGATCAGTATATCGCCAAAAATTACGAGAAAACAAGAATGATCTCAGATCTGTATTTCCAGACTTTAAAATCCTATTATGAAGTCTGGTTTGTGAATGCTGCGCATTGGCTGTTACCCAGAAAAACAATAGAAACGATAGGCGGCTTTAATCCATATTTTTTCCATTATGGAGAAGATGATGAATATGTAAACCGTGTTCACTTTCATCAAAAGAAGGTATTACTCGCTCCCGGCAGCAGAGCCGTACATGACGGTGTACAGCTCATTCGTAAAATAGATTTAAAAAAATATCCCGATCTCCGCATCGAAACCAATATCATGAATCCCGCCATTCCCAACGGATTGGAATTGGAAAAGAAATATTTAAAACAAGGCATGATTAAAAATCTGATGACAGGAAAGATGAATATGTATAAGGAACTGTCTCAAAAAAATAAAAAGATCAGTGAAGATGAAAAAAAACTGACTGATTTCCGAAACCGGGTGTCTCAGAAAGGCACTACTTTTCTTAATCTGTCGTAA
- a CDS encoding MBOAT family O-acyltransferase, translating to MLFNSVGFLIFLPIVFCLYWFVFNKKFQHQNRLLLLASFYFYACWDWRFLFLLMFSIGLDYVSGIKIENSKNKREATFWLTLSIVINLGFLGFFKYYNFFVGSFSDLLNGFGFKVNVWLLHIILPVGISFYTFHGLSYVIDVYKKRIKAERNFTDYAVFVSYFPLLVAGPIERATHLLPQIQKERIFNYEQAVDGMRQILWGFFKKMVIADNCAPLVNEIFNNYHTESPGNLVIGAVLFAFQIYGDFSGYSDIALGVSRLFGIELLKNFAFPYFSRDIAEFWRRWHISLSSWFRDYLYIPLGGSKGGLSMKIRNTFIIFLVSGFWHGANWTFIVWGGLNALYFLPLLITNKNRQNLEVAAQGKWLPSFKECFQILITFSVTCIAWIFFRAESVSVACQYIKRIFSSELFSVPHSLPLKAFGLIGFMLVVEWINRERFHGLEIKRFSPWIRRSFYIIVIFIVLRYANFGNNAFIYFQF from the coding sequence ATGTTATTCAATTCAGTAGGGTTTCTTATTTTCTTGCCAATAGTTTTTTGTCTGTATTGGTTTGTTTTCAATAAAAAATTTCAGCACCAAAACAGATTGCTGTTGCTGGCGAGCTTTTACTTTTACGCCTGCTGGGACTGGAGATTTTTGTTTTTACTGATGTTTTCAATTGGTCTGGATTATGTGTCAGGGATTAAAATTGAGAACAGTAAAAATAAGCGGGAAGCTACCTTTTGGCTGACATTAAGTATTGTAATTAATCTTGGCTTTTTAGGCTTTTTCAAATATTATAATTTCTTTGTCGGAAGTTTTTCGGATCTGCTTAACGGGTTTGGTTTCAAGGTTAATGTTTGGCTTCTTCACATTATACTTCCTGTTGGTATTTCATTTTATACCTTCCATGGGCTTTCCTATGTGATTGATGTCTATAAAAAAAGAATTAAGGCCGAAAGAAATTTTACCGATTATGCCGTATTTGTAAGTTATTTCCCACTTTTGGTTGCGGGACCTATAGAAAGGGCTACTCACTTGTTGCCGCAGATACAGAAAGAAAGGATATTCAATTATGAGCAGGCTGTAGATGGGATGCGTCAGATTCTGTGGGGCTTTTTCAAGAAAATGGTTATTGCAGATAATTGTGCTCCTCTGGTGAATGAGATTTTCAATAATTACCATACTGAGAGCCCCGGTAATCTTGTCATAGGAGCCGTATTGTTTGCTTTCCAGATCTATGGTGATTTTTCCGGATACTCGGATATTGCGTTGGGTGTTTCAAGGTTATTCGGGATAGAATTGTTGAAAAACTTTGCCTTTCCTTATTTTTCGAGGGATATTGCAGAATTCTGGAGAAGGTGGCATATTTCATTGTCTTCGTGGTTCAGAGACTATCTTTATATTCCTTTAGGCGGAAGTAAAGGAGGTCTTTCTATGAAAATCAGGAATACCTTTATTATTTTCCTGGTGTCAGGATTTTGGCATGGAGCCAACTGGACTTTTATTGTCTGGGGAGGTTTGAATGCTTTATATTTTTTACCACTTCTGATTACGAATAAAAACCGCCAGAACCTTGAAGTCGCCGCTCAGGGAAAGTGGCTGCCCTCTTTTAAAGAATGTTTTCAGATTTTAATTACATTTTCAGTTACGTGTATTGCCTGGATTTTTTTCAGAGCAGAATCGGTATCTGTCGCCTGCCAATACATTAAAAGAATATTCAGTAGTGAGCTTTTTTCTGTTCCTCATTCGTTGCCTTTAAAAGCATTTGGTCTTATAGGCTTTATGCTGGTGGTGGAATGGATCAACAGGGAGAGATTTCACGGATTGGAAATCAAAAGATTCAGTCCGTGGATAAGACGAAGTTTTTATATTATAGTTATTTTTATTGTTCTCCGTTATGCCAATTTCGGGAATAATGCATTCATTTATTTTCAGTTTTAG
- a CDS encoding glycosyltransferase family 2 protein — MRISVIIPVYNAEKYVSQAVESVLQFDEVHEVILIEDKSPDQALQVCEKLSRQYDRVQLYQHPDKGNHGAGPSRNLGIEKSTGDFIAFLDADDYFLPNRFDAERELFKNPDVEGVYGALGVNYYSEKAKEQYYSLFKDKLTTVYKRHSPEEVFPGQLHMLGSFGLFSIDTLTIRRESLMKKMKPLFKSTLRLHQDTEFLFRLSYYLDLYPGILDKAVAVRGVHEDNRITVVDSKKVNPAITRVLLWKEVEEWAKKENTIPDHVKLHIERMHRSFQIANATTSKKWGMILKYLVKDYQSIRSGIYNINFRENLF, encoded by the coding sequence ATGAGAATTTCAGTAATCATTCCCGTTTATAATGCCGAAAAATATGTTTCACAAGCAGTAGAATCAGTTCTTCAGTTTGACGAAGTTCATGAAGTTATTTTGATAGAGGACAAATCCCCTGATCAGGCACTGCAGGTATGCGAGAAGCTTTCCCGGCAGTATGACAGGGTACAACTTTATCAACATCCTGATAAAGGAAATCATGGAGCCGGCCCCAGCCGGAATTTAGGCATCGAAAAGTCTACAGGTGATTTTATTGCTTTTTTGGATGCGGATGATTATTTCCTTCCCAATAGATTTGATGCTGAAAGAGAACTTTTTAAAAATCCCGATGTAGAAGGTGTATATGGAGCACTTGGTGTTAATTATTACTCTGAAAAAGCTAAAGAACAATACTATTCTTTATTTAAAGATAAACTCACTACGGTTTATAAAAGACATTCCCCTGAAGAGGTTTTCCCCGGACAACTTCATATGCTGGGAAGCTTCGGGCTTTTCAGTATTGATACACTTACGATCCGTAGAGAGTCTTTAATGAAAAAAATGAAGCCACTCTTTAAATCTACTTTAAGGCTGCACCAGGATACCGAATTTTTATTCAGATTATCTTATTATCTGGATCTTTATCCTGGAATATTGGATAAAGCTGTAGCTGTAAGAGGAGTACATGAGGACAACAGGATTACCGTTGTAGATTCTAAAAAGGTGAATCCGGCCATTACCCGAGTTCTTTTATGGAAAGAGGTAGAGGAATGGGCCAAAAAGGAAAATACAATCCCCGATCATGTAAAACTTCACATTGAAAGAATGCACAGAAGCTTTCAGATCGCCAATGCCACGACTTCTAAAAAATGGGGCATGATCCTCAAATATCTGGTTAAAGATTATCAGAGCATCCGTTCGGGAATTTATAATATCAATTTCAGAGAAAATTTATTTTAG
- a CDS encoding acyltransferase family protein — protein sequence MKISQITFTRFLAAMAIVISHFNKDLFLYKIDYISNIFLKANVGVSYFFILSGFIMIVAYHKKDKIAYLDYYKNRFARIYPLYVLGLLLYLVTRYSNFSIYDSFLYLFGLQSWIPGKAMVLNFPGWSISVEFLFYLLFPVLYNYFYSKGNKSIWVITVIIWIITQVFCSLYAESSYYKGPHTESHELLYYFPVMHINEFLAGNLAGLFFVKNTQQKNYDVPVLVIFTLIMLSLIFVPLFYHNGLMALLFIPLIILISRNNGALTRIFSLKPLEYLGEASYAVYITHIPILYILREILKWKKYDPGINNVFWIYVVVLVITSILFYQCIEKPMRNYLKKIKVS from the coding sequence ATGAAGATAAGTCAGATTACATTTACCAGATTTCTTGCGGCTATGGCAATTGTCATTTCCCATTTTAATAAAGATCTGTTTTTATATAAAATCGATTACATTTCGAATATTTTTCTGAAAGCTAATGTTGGGGTAAGTTATTTCTTTATACTTTCAGGCTTCATTATGATTGTAGCCTATCATAAGAAAGATAAGATTGCCTATCTGGATTATTATAAAAACAGGTTTGCCAGAATCTACCCTTTGTATGTATTGGGATTGTTGCTTTATCTGGTGACCCGATATTCTAATTTTAGTATATACGACAGTTTTTTATATCTGTTTGGGCTCCAGAGCTGGATTCCGGGAAAGGCAATGGTTTTGAATTTTCCGGGATGGTCTATCTCTGTTGAGTTCCTGTTTTATCTGCTCTTTCCGGTACTGTACAACTATTTTTATTCTAAAGGGAACAAAAGCATCTGGGTTATTACGGTCATCATCTGGATCATTACCCAGGTATTTTGCAGTTTGTATGCGGAATCATCTTATTATAAAGGACCCCATACGGAAAGCCATGAGTTGTTGTATTATTTCCCGGTAATGCATATTAATGAATTTTTAGCAGGAAATCTTGCAGGATTATTTTTTGTGAAAAATACCCAGCAGAAAAACTATGATGTTCCGGTGCTGGTGATTTTTACATTGATTATGCTATCATTAATTTTTGTTCCTCTTTTTTATCACAATGGTTTAATGGCTTTGCTGTTTATTCCGCTTATTATTTTGATATCCCGTAATAATGGAGCACTGACCCGTATTTTCTCATTAAAACCATTAGAATATCTGGGCGAAGCAAGCTATGCGGTATATATTACCCATATTCCGATATTGTACATTCTGAGAGAAATTTTGAAGTGGAAGAAGTACGATCCGGGCATTAATAATGTATTCTGGATCTATGTGGTTGTCCTGGTCATTACTTCCATTTTATTTTATCAATGCATCGAGAAGCCTATGAGGAATTATCTTAAAAAAATAAAGGTAAGTTGA
- a CDS encoding glycosyltransferase family 2 protein — protein sequence MLDISVIIPVYNAAEFLKKSVLSALPFEEVKEIILIEDKSTDHSLEVCKRLADQYSKIKLLQHPDKENHGAAASRNLGIEKSTGNFITFLDADDYYLPNRFDAEKTIFDDPKIEGTFGAVGIEYLTEKGKQEFQSKFSDSSLTTVNYPAEGKEIFRGLLGLTPKTFGTFFHLNALTIRKSAIDQYHLRFNEVLRVHQDSDFIIKLAFHSYLKSGIIDEAIAMRGIHDDNRITKIVKYSPQYNQRQFLFWNSLYEWSQPLSLDKDIVQHFYLQKKAFELSGKKGFSKAIDFLTTVIKNPNILKMKYRFTYAHSQN from the coding sequence ATGCTTGATATCTCTGTAATTATTCCTGTATACAATGCTGCTGAATTTTTAAAAAAATCAGTGCTTTCGGCATTGCCTTTCGAAGAAGTAAAAGAAATTATTTTAATCGAAGATAAATCTACCGATCACTCACTGGAAGTCTGCAAAAGACTGGCAGATCAATATTCTAAGATTAAACTTCTTCAACATCCTGATAAGGAAAATCATGGCGCAGCAGCTTCACGAAACCTTGGTATTGAAAAATCAACCGGAAACTTCATTACCTTTCTGGATGCTGATGATTATTACCTTCCCAATCGATTTGATGCTGAGAAAACTATATTTGACGATCCTAAAATAGAGGGTACTTTCGGTGCTGTTGGTATTGAATATCTTACCGAAAAAGGCAAACAGGAGTTTCAGTCTAAATTTAGCGACAGCTCCCTTACAACAGTGAATTATCCTGCAGAAGGAAAAGAAATCTTCAGAGGACTTCTTGGGCTTACACCGAAAACTTTCGGTACGTTTTTTCACCTTAATGCCTTGACGATTAGAAAGTCGGCTATTGATCAATATCACCTTAGGTTTAATGAGGTACTTCGTGTACATCAGGATTCTGATTTTATCATTAAACTGGCTTTCCATTCCTACCTGAAATCAGGAATTATTGATGAGGCAATTGCGATGAGAGGAATCCACGATGACAACAGAATTACTAAAATCGTTAAATATTCGCCACAGTATAATCAAAGACAGTTTCTATTCTGGAACTCTTTATATGAATGGTCTCAGCCTCTGTCTTTAGACAAAGATATTGTGCAGCATTTTTATCTTCAGAAAAAAGCTTTTGAGCTTTCCGGAAAAAAAGGTTTTTCTAAAGCCATAGATTTCCTGACTACTGTTATAAAAAATCCGAATATTTTAAAAATGAAATACCGATTTACATACGCTCATTCTCAAAATTGA
- a CDS encoding glycosyltransferase family 2 protein — protein sequence MEKLPISICILSWKSGETLKNTLKSYKKYGLLHMIDDIVILFQEVSEEDKRTADQYKVRYIGLQDNIGIGKGMKVLAENAVCENILFLEHDFELIEGEKTVYSRLKSGLEMLSNGFEVVRYRSRENPGYPLISIRHKGNELNYYDDWHECTSPHLLESLHWLDPASEFPDKIQKKGEYFVTTSRWANWTNNPYLVKKKFLLETIIPFSGETASLERNIASWWVKQDFKIAQGEGLFKHNDLTKYPKRTILQKIKGRLKNIFK from the coding sequence ATGGAAAAACTGCCCATCAGTATCTGTATCCTTTCGTGGAAAAGTGGAGAAACTTTAAAAAACACACTGAAGTCTTACAAAAAATACGGTCTTTTACATATGATCGATGATATTGTGATCCTTTTTCAGGAAGTAAGTGAAGAAGACAAAAGAACGGCAGATCAGTACAAAGTCAGATACATAGGACTACAGGATAATATCGGAATCGGAAAAGGAATGAAAGTGCTTGCAGAAAATGCAGTGTGTGAAAACATCCTCTTTCTGGAACACGACTTTGAGCTTATTGAAGGTGAAAAGACCGTATATTCGCGCCTTAAGAGCGGTCTTGAAATGCTCAGCAACGGATTTGAAGTAGTACGTTACCGAAGCAGGGAAAATCCGGGATATCCGCTCATCTCCATCAGACATAAAGGAAATGAACTGAATTATTATGATGATTGGCATGAATGTACTTCCCCTCACCTTCTGGAATCCTTACACTGGCTGGATCCCGCATCAGAATTTCCGGATAAAATCCAGAAAAAAGGAGAATATTTTGTGACCACTTCCCGTTGGGCCAATTGGACGAATAATCCTTATCTTGTCAAGAAAAAGTTTTTGCTGGAAACCATTATTCCCTTTTCAGGAGAAACCGCATCACTCGAAAGAAATATTGCTTCCTGGTGGGTGAAACAGGATTTCAAAATCGCCCAGGGAGAAGGACTTTTTAAACACAATGATCTTACCAAATATCCGAAGAGAACCATTCTTCAGAAGATAAAAGGAAGACTGAAAAATATATTTAAATAA
- a CDS encoding O-methyltransferase, whose protein sequence is MSEITRVLKTFIGYLKRPDLYPELGRKIIKNTVNRGNAFKGKEKTHSWAAERAISQQEAVSKLFGVETEAFRKDYQEILANAAQKEKDCPVKMGGPGALELIYYACEFANAKHVVETGVAYGWSSLATLISLIKRNGTLYSSDMPYLAQDGDQYVGYVVPEHLRNNWKLFRFADKESLPKIFAENAVFDVLHYDSDKSYNGRIWAYDELYKHLRKGGVFISDDIGDNSAYQDFCEKNKIETTVVEYEGKYIGVFIK, encoded by the coding sequence GTGAGCGAAATAACAAGAGTTCTCAAAACATTTATAGGGTATCTGAAAAGACCCGACCTATATCCGGAACTAGGCCGGAAAATTATTAAAAATACTGTCAACAGAGGCAATGCCTTTAAAGGAAAGGAAAAAACACATTCCTGGGCAGCTGAACGGGCAATATCACAACAAGAAGCGGTTTCAAAACTTTTTGGAGTTGAAACAGAGGCTTTCCGAAAAGATTATCAGGAAATTTTAGCAAATGCAGCTCAAAAAGAAAAGGATTGCCCGGTAAAAATGGGTGGCCCCGGTGCTTTGGAGCTGATCTACTATGCCTGTGAGTTTGCCAATGCAAAACATGTTGTGGAAACAGGAGTTGCCTATGGATGGTCTTCCCTGGCAACGTTGATATCATTGATCAAAAGAAACGGAACGTTGTATAGCTCAGATATGCCGTATCTGGCACAAGATGGTGATCAGTATGTAGGATATGTAGTTCCTGAACATCTTAGAAACAACTGGAAATTATTCCGTTTTGCAGATAAGGAATCACTGCCAAAAATCTTTGCTGAAAATGCGGTTTTTGATGTTTTACACTATGATTCTGACAAGAGTTATAATGGCAGGATATGGGCATATGATGAGTTGTATAAGCATTTAAGAAAAGGAGGTGTTTTCATTAGTGACGATATCGGGGACAATTCTGCTTACCAGGATTTCTGTGAGAAAAACAAGATCGAGACCACAGTAGTAGAGTACGAAGGGAAATATATTGGTGTTTTTATTAAGTAG